A stretch of Haloprofundus halophilus DNA encodes these proteins:
- a CDS encoding VOC family protein, producing MSGIVFFRTERQDSVVEFYTETVGAEVWLEQPDCTVLKHGNMLFGFCDRDATDDCGILTFVYDSRAEVDEMHATVGDAAREEPHENERYDIYQFFADDPDGRTVEFQAFLHPVDL from the coding sequence ATGTCCGGAATCGTCTTCTTCCGCACCGAGCGACAAGACAGCGTCGTCGAGTTCTACACCGAGACGGTCGGCGCAGAGGTGTGGCTCGAACAACCGGACTGCACGGTGTTGAAGCACGGCAACATGCTGTTCGGCTTCTGCGACCGCGACGCGACCGACGACTGCGGCATCCTCACGTTCGTTTACGACTCGCGCGCAGAGGTCGACGAGATGCACGCTACCGTCGGCGACGCCGCCCGCGAGGAACCACACGAGAACGAGAGATACGACATCTACCAGTTCTTCGCCGACGACCCCGACGGGCGGACCGTCGAGTTCCAGGCGTTTCTGCACCCCGTCGACCTGTGA
- a CDS encoding bifunctional 4-hydroxy-2-oxoglutarate aldolase/2-dehydro-3-deoxy-phosphogluconate aldolase, whose amino-acid sequence MSSSDRHRNLERIVDSGVVAVMRGADADSLIQTAEALERGGVSAIEITADNPGAMEMIRDVSGAFGDEVIVGAGTVLDAETARSTLLAGAEFVVGPNFEPDVVETCNRYNAVVAPGVMTPTEAVRAMEAGSDFVKVFPASTLGPGHLKSMKGPLGQIPMMPTGGVDVDNAADFVDAGAMVVGAGSALVDGDAVAEGDFEAITEQARRFSDVVDEARNS is encoded by the coding sequence ATGAGTTCCAGCGACCGACACCGAAATCTCGAACGCATCGTCGACAGCGGCGTCGTCGCGGTCATGCGCGGCGCGGACGCCGACTCGCTCATCCAGACGGCCGAAGCGCTCGAACGCGGCGGCGTCTCGGCCATCGAAATCACCGCCGACAACCCCGGCGCGATGGAGATGATCCGAGACGTCTCGGGCGCGTTCGGCGACGAGGTCATCGTGGGCGCGGGCACCGTTCTCGACGCCGAGACGGCGCGAAGCACCCTGCTCGCGGGCGCGGAGTTCGTCGTCGGCCCGAACTTCGAACCGGACGTCGTCGAGACGTGCAACCGCTACAACGCCGTCGTCGCGCCGGGCGTCATGACGCCCACCGAGGCGGTTCGGGCGATGGAGGCCGGCTCCGACTTCGTGAAGGTGTTCCCGGCGTCAACGCTCGGCCCCGGCCACCTCAAGAGCATGAAGGGGCCGCTCGGTCAGATTCCGATGATGCCGACCGGCGGCGTCGACGTCGACAACGCCGCCGACTTCGTCGACGCGGGCGCGATGGTCGTCGGCGCGGGGTCGGCGCTCGTCGACGGCGACGCCGTCGCCGAGGGCGATTTCGAGGCCATCACCGAGCAGGCGCGCCGCTTCAGCGACGTCGTCGACGAGGCGCGCAACTCGTAA
- the coxB gene encoding cytochrome c oxidase subunit II, which translates to MKRTRIALVSLFSAVALALVAVPAAAQPSATAELINELNGKLLYLGIPITLLVEVILIYTVIKFRNNDDPQPTKENRRLEITWTVATAIILLFVGVASYGVLANPNVTYAEEPGAQAPGEGDSVLVHAEAYQWGWEFTYPEENVTVDGSEASPVVIPAEQDIYFEVTSRDVIHAFHVPEMGLKIDAFPGQNQTIKTVAHYQENENNVYQGYCAEFCGVAHSQMYFQVKVVPQDEYEQWLQEQSSGSNSGGSGNDSGNASNASAVGAQAELTAAEH; encoded by the coding sequence ATGAAGCGTACGCGCATCGCACTCGTCTCGCTGTTCTCCGCAGTGGCGCTGGCGCTCGTCGCCGTCCCGGCGGCGGCTCAGCCGTCGGCGACTGCGGAGCTCATCAACGAGCTCAACGGGAAACTGCTGTATCTGGGGATTCCGATCACGCTTCTGGTCGAAGTCATCCTCATCTACACAGTCATCAAGTTCCGCAACAACGACGACCCGCAACCGACCAAAGAGAACCGGCGGCTCGAGATCACGTGGACCGTCGCGACGGCCATCATCCTGCTGTTCGTCGGCGTCGCCTCCTACGGCGTGCTCGCGAACCCCAACGTCACGTACGCCGAAGAGCCCGGCGCACAGGCGCCCGGCGAGGGCGACAGCGTCCTCGTCCACGCCGAGGCGTACCAGTGGGGCTGGGAGTTCACCTACCCCGAAGAGAACGTCACCGTAGACGGAAGCGAGGCCAGCCCCGTCGTCATCCCGGCCGAGCAAGACATCTACTTCGAGGTCACCTCGCGCGACGTGATACACGCGTTCCACGTCCCGGAGATGGGACTGAAGATAGACGCGTTCCCCGGGCAGAACCAGACCATCAAGACGGTGGCCCACTACCAGGAGAACGAGAATAACGTCTACCAGGGCTACTGCGCCGAGTTCTGCGGTGTCGCCCACTCGCAGATGTACTTCCAGGTGAAAGTCGTCCCGCAGGACGAGTACGAGCAGTGGCTGCAGGAGCAGTCCTCCGGTAGCAACTCGGGTGGCTCCGGCAACGACTCCGGCAACGCCTCGAACGCCTCCGCAGTCGGCGCCCAAGCGGAACTGACCGCCGCCGAGCACTGA